A region of Chloroflexota bacterium DNA encodes the following proteins:
- a CDS encoding UvrD-helicase domain-containing protein — translation MDLLSELNPAQRKAVEALHGPVLILAGPGSGKTRVLTYRIAYLVKQCGIDPYNLMAVTFTNKAAKEMRGRLERLIGQQQLERLTIGTFHAICARILRREAQTLGLPSNFIIYDQDDQVGLIRQALRELNLDEKLYRPTAIQAAISKAKRALLTPEQYNPPTYWHEIVARVYSRYWELLRANSALDFDDLLMLAVQLFTEHPTIRQKYQHRYVYVLVDEFQDTDNAQYEWLRLLTAEHKNLFVVGDEDQSIYGWRGADFRNILRFRKDYPEAQVVLLEQNYRSTQNILDAARHVIALNTQRTDKKLWTNNETGLPIIVHEAYDEQEEAEFLVSEIENLVAKRMVCLSDCAVMYRTNAQSRVLEDAFVRHGLPYKLVGATRFYERREIKDVLAYLRLIHNPYDDISLKRILNVPPRGIGDRTRETLEKWAEANHIPLYTALQLLKQGQETSASSQDTLTQEALSTPMSLPFDSRSAKNLLSLLDLLDHLLAIRGESSALQLLDRLLADSGYSEYIRDGTEEGEERWENIQELRTVAQEYAHLPPDTALTTFLEDVALVSDVDNLREETNAVTLLTLHMAKGLEFDTVFIAGFEEGILPHSRSLEEPEEMEEERRLCYVGMTRAKCRLYLVYTFRRTRFGNQATSQPSRFLRDIPSRLIKGAIIPAPARLKADLGQASPARQTSGSFHPGDRVRHPQFGEGIVVNSQMQGQDEEVIVAFAGKVGIKRLLTSFAALKLIDRPE, via the coding sequence ATGGATTTGTTAAGCGAGTTAAATCCCGCGCAAAGAAAGGCTGTAGAAGCATTGCACGGCCCTGTGTTGATTTTGGCAGGACCTGGGTCGGGCAAAACCCGCGTGCTCACGTATCGCATTGCCTATCTCGTGAAGCAATGCGGTATAGACCCCTATAACCTGATGGCGGTTACCTTTACCAACAAGGCAGCCAAGGAGATGCGTGGTCGATTGGAAAGACTGATCGGGCAGCAGCAATTGGAGCGTCTGACCATTGGCACATTCCATGCCATCTGCGCCCGCATCTTGCGCCGCGAAGCGCAAACGTTGGGTTTGCCTTCCAACTTCATCATCTATGACCAAGATGATCAAGTCGGTCTCATTCGGCAAGCGCTGCGCGAACTCAATCTGGACGAGAAACTGTACCGTCCAACGGCTATTCAGGCTGCCATCTCCAAAGCAAAGCGCGCTTTGCTGACGCCCGAGCAATACAATCCACCCACTTATTGGCACGAAATCGTCGCACGGGTGTACAGCCGTTACTGGGAACTGCTCCGTGCAAACAGCGCCTTGGATTTCGATGATCTCTTGATGCTCGCCGTTCAATTGTTCACCGAACACCCCACGATACGACAGAAATATCAGCACCGCTACGTATACGTCTTAGTGGACGAATTTCAGGACACAGACAATGCCCAGTACGAGTGGTTAAGGCTGCTGACTGCTGAACACAAAAACCTCTTCGTCGTTGGAGATGAAGACCAGAGCATCTATGGATGGCGTGGAGCCGACTTTCGCAACATTCTCCGCTTTCGTAAGGACTATCCAGAAGCACAGGTGGTGCTTTTGGAACAGAATTACCGTTCAACGCAAAACATCCTCGATGCTGCCAGGCACGTTATTGCCCTCAACACCCAACGCACGGATAAGAAGCTGTGGACCAACAATGAAACGGGTTTGCCCATTATTGTTCATGAGGCCTACGACGAGCAAGAAGAAGCCGAGTTTCTCGTGAGTGAAATCGAAAACTTGGTAGCAAAGCGCATGGTCTGTCTAAGTGATTGCGCGGTAATGTATCGGACCAATGCCCAATCTCGTGTGTTAGAAGATGCCTTTGTCCGCCACGGATTACCCTACAAACTCGTCGGGGCTACTCGCTTCTATGAACGCCGTGAAATCAAAGACGTGCTAGCTTACTTGCGCTTGATCCATAACCCCTACGATGACATCAGCTTGAAACGTATCTTAAACGTGCCACCACGCGGCATTGGCGATAGGACAAGAGAAACCCTCGAAAAGTGGGCCGAAGCGAACCACATCCCTTTGTACACCGCGTTGCAACTGCTGAAACAAGGACAGGAGACGTCCGCATCCAGCCAGGATACACTAACACAGGAAGCCCTATCCACTCCTATGTCATTGCCTTTCGATAGCCGCAGTGCCAAGAACCTACTTTCCCTCCTGGACCTGCTCGATCATCTCCTCGCTATCCGCGGCGAGAGCAGCGCGCTCCAGCTTCTGGACAGGCTCCTGGCAGATTCGGGGTACAGTGAATATATCCGGGACGGCACTGAGGAAGGTGAGGAACGATGGGAAAACATCCAGGAATTGCGTACCGTAGCTCAAGAATACGCTCATCTGCCACCCGATACCGCTCTAACTACTTTCCTCGAGGATGTGGCGTTGGTCTCGGATGTGGACAATCTGCGCGAAGAGACCAATGCCGTCACACTGCTTACCTTGCACATGGCCAAAGGGCTTGAGTTCGACACCGTGTTTATCGCTGGCTTCGAGGAGGGCATATTGCCCCATAGCCGCTCCCTAGAGGAACCTGAAGAAATGGAAGAGGAGCGCCGCTTGTGCTATGTAGGTATGACGCGGGCCAAATGCCGTTTATATCTGGTCTATACCTTCCGCCGCACACGTTTTGGCAACCAGGCAACGAGTCAGCCCTCTCGTTTCCTGCGCGATATCCCCAGCCGCTTGATAAAAGGGGCTATTATTCCGGCCCCAGCCCGCCTGAAAGCCGATCTCGGACAGGCTTCACCCGCTAGACAGACATCCGGCTCCTTCCATCCGGGTGATCGTGTGCGGCATCCTCAATTCGGTGAGGGCATCGTGGTCAACAGCCAGATGCAAGGCCAGGATGAGGAAGTAATCGTTGCCTTTGCTGGCAAGGTCGGTATCAAACGCTTGCTGACCAGCTTTGCTGCATTGAAACTCATTGACCGGCCAGAGTGA
- a CDS encoding MoaD/ThiS family protein yields MEFTVEFFGLPRRLSGVKETTVQVPAGATLRDVVKALAAKFPAFLGDLIDPNSYELESPYFFNVNARHVPRSLEYQPKEGERLLLLFVEAGG; encoded by the coding sequence ATGGAGTTCACAGTTGAGTTTTTTGGTCTTCCGCGGCGTTTAAGCGGGGTCAAAGAAACCACGGTGCAAGTACCGGCGGGGGCTACGCTGCGTGATGTTGTTAAGGCATTGGCAGCCAAGTTCCCGGCCTTTTTGGGGGATCTGATTGATCCCAACAGTTACGAATTGGAATCGCCTTACTTTTTCAATGTCAACGCACGACACGTTCCACGCAGTTTAGAGTACCAACCCAAGGAAGGGGAACGATTACTATTACTCTTTGTGGAGGCAGGAGGATAA
- a CDS encoding aldehyde ferredoxin oxidoreductase family protein — protein MYWGKILHIDVSERKTHVQRVDEEWLRKYVGGVCMASRLAYENIPKGADPLGPENAVCFANSAFSGTMVPVGTKYAVATKSPLTGFLGDCLAGSYFAAAMKRAGYDGIVVKGKADRPIWIFVDDDAVYFNDASDLWGMETFETEEAIRAKVGDERVRACTVGPAGERLVRFANLTNDRGRQAGRTGPGAALGAKLVKALAIRGTKSVRVADPQNLLAACKKLNELAQTTKTEKYRILGTPSNVLNMNRLGILPTRNYQQGEFEGAEKVSGEYMHEHYTEKAVACAGCPIACEQITHVKEGSYAGARTSIDYESLFALGPNCGIDSMAAIIAAIDRCDRYGMDTMSTGVTISWAMECFQRGILTKEDFDGLEPVWGNDRAVVELVRKIAYREGIGDLLAEGVKRAAAKVGKGSEHFAMHVKGLECCGYDARGMQTFAVGCAVGTRGPCHNRSLAYEPDAKGEVDRLKAGPERGRLAKETEEFAGVFDIMMFCKFIRGCFKDIWTEIPQLYTYTTGIAMTSEDLHKLTERSWNLKKAFNIREGWTKEDDWLPPRWLKDPLPSGGSKGAYVKEDDLRMMLQSYYEARGWTPEGLIPKEKLISLGLDDIAEDIGV, from the coding sequence ATGTATTGGGGCAAGATCTTACACATCGATGTATCTGAACGCAAGACGCACGTGCAGCGCGTAGACGAGGAGTGGTTGAGGAAGTATGTTGGCGGTGTGTGCATGGCCTCGCGGCTAGCCTACGAGAACATCCCAAAAGGTGCAGACCCACTAGGTCCAGAGAATGCAGTTTGTTTTGCCAACAGCGCTTTCTCGGGCACGATGGTTCCCGTGGGAACCAAGTATGCAGTGGCCACCAAATCCCCGTTGACCGGATTCCTCGGCGATTGTCTGGCCGGCAGTTATTTTGCCGCAGCGATGAAACGAGCCGGCTATGATGGCATCGTTGTCAAGGGCAAGGCGGATCGTCCCATTTGGATTTTCGTGGACGATGATGCAGTCTATTTCAACGATGCCTCAGACCTATGGGGTATGGAGACTTTTGAAACGGAGGAAGCAATCCGTGCCAAAGTGGGCGATGAGCGTGTTCGCGCCTGCACCGTAGGCCCTGCGGGCGAGCGCCTAGTGCGTTTTGCCAACCTGACCAATGACCGTGGACGCCAGGCAGGACGAACTGGACCAGGCGCAGCCTTGGGAGCCAAGTTGGTGAAAGCTCTCGCGATCCGGGGCACCAAATCCGTCCGAGTGGCTGATCCTCAGAATTTGCTCGCGGCTTGCAAGAAACTGAACGAATTAGCCCAGACAACCAAGACGGAAAAATACCGCATCCTAGGCACGCCCTCGAATGTGTTGAATATGAATCGGTTGGGCATTCTGCCTACTCGAAACTACCAGCAGGGAGAATTTGAGGGCGCTGAGAAAGTCAGCGGCGAGTACATGCACGAACATTACACGGAAAAGGCTGTGGCCTGTGCTGGCTGTCCCATCGCCTGTGAGCAGATCACACACGTGAAGGAAGGGAGTTACGCTGGAGCGAGGACCTCGATTGATTACGAATCCCTGTTCGCTCTGGGACCCAACTGTGGCATAGATTCTATGGCTGCTATCATTGCGGCTATTGATCGCTGCGATAGGTACGGTATGGATACCATGAGCACTGGCGTAACCATCTCCTGGGCCATGGAATGCTTCCAGCGTGGCATCCTCACCAAAGAAGACTTTGATGGCCTAGAACCGGTCTGGGGCAATGATCGTGCTGTGGTTGAGCTGGTGCGCAAAATCGCGTACCGTGAAGGAATTGGCGATCTGTTGGCCGAAGGCGTCAAGCGTGCAGCAGCCAAGGTGGGCAAAGGTTCAGAACATTTTGCCATGCATGTGAAGGGCTTGGAATGCTGCGGCTATGATGCACGAGGCATGCAAACCTTCGCCGTGGGCTGCGCCGTGGGCACGCGAGGCCCCTGCCACAACCGCTCTCTTGCTTATGAACCAGACGCAAAGGGAGAAGTGGACCGCTTGAAAGCTGGCCCTGAACGGGGGCGGCTAGCTAAGGAGACAGAAGAGTTCGCTGGTGTCTTTGACATCATGATGTTCTGCAAGTTCATTCGAGGCTGTTTCAAAGACATTTGGACCGAGATTCCTCAACTGTACACCTATACAACCGGCATCGCTATGACTTCTGAGGACCTGCACAAGCTGACGGAGCGATCCTGGAACCTGAAGAAAGCATTCAACATTCGCGAAGGTTGGACAAAGGAGGATGACTGGCTTCCGCCACGCTGGCTCAAGGATCCCTTGCCTTCTGGAGGCTCCAAGGGGGCTTATGTGAAAGAGGATGACCTGCGCATGATGCTCCAGTCCTATTATGAGGCACGTGGCTGGACACCAGAAGGACTCATTCCCAAGGAAAAACTTATTTCCCTGGGATTGGATGACATCGCTGAGGATATAGGAGTCTAA
- a CDS encoding 4Fe-4S dicluster domain-containing protein, whose protein sequence is MEKQFQHIVCDPDKCVGCGDCEFACSMTKHQVFDPALSRIRNVRIEPIVMLSVSCRMCNDAPCVLACPRNALTQDPERGIIRVDEDKCDGCGWCIEACDFGAILLNPATKKVEICDLCADLGEPQCVLYCEKKALSLSAPEVVAQKTRREVVSKLLQELIGS, encoded by the coding sequence ATGGAGAAACAATTTCAACACATTGTTTGCGACCCCGACAAGTGTGTGGGTTGCGGAGATTGCGAGTTCGCGTGCTCTATGACGAAACACCAGGTTTTTGACCCAGCCCTTTCGCGCATTCGCAATGTGCGTATCGAGCCTATTGTCATGCTGTCCGTGTCGTGTCGCATGTGCAATGATGCCCCCTGTGTCCTGGCCTGTCCGCGCAACGCACTGACGCAAGATCCCGAGAGAGGTATTATTCGGGTGGACGAGGACAAGTGCGATGGCTGTGGCTGGTGCATCGAGGCTTGCGACTTTGGCGCAATTCTGCTCAACCCTGCCACGAAGAAAGTTGAGATTTGCGATCTCTGTGCTGATCTGGGTGAGCCACAGTGCGTGTTGTACTGCGAAAAGAAGGCGCTTTCCCTGAGTGCTCCGGAAGTCGTGGCGCAGAAGACCAGGCGCGAGGTCGTCAGCAAACTGCTGCAAGAGCTTATAGGTAGTTGA
- a CDS encoding hydrogenase iron-sulfur subunit, protein MSENGDLRIGVYVCHCGSNIGGVIDPKAVAEYAFTLPDVVFATDQLYTCSDPGQRQIQEDIQKYNLNRVVVAACSVRLHEPTFRACVAQAGLNPFLFEMANIREQDTWVHSHEPDAALQKAKEVVAAAVAKARFLTPLDMIEVPVTKAAMVIGGGIAGISAALDLADMGIMTYLVEKEPSIGGRMAQLNKTFPTMDCSIUILAPKMVDASRHPNIELLTYTEVKRVEGFIGNFKVLVEEKPRYVDMDRCNGCGACAPVCPIEVPNEFEEGIAPRKAIYIPQSQAVPLRYVIDIDHCIKCYKCVDACGKLDAIDFSQQPKQRWLDVGSIIVATGFDSFDPSEVTEYGYGRYDNVITTLELERISNSAGPTAGQIIRPSDKKLPRKIAFIQCVGSRDERFNLYCSGFCCMYTIKNAVQWKQTYPDADITIFYMDIRTPAKGYEEFYRRAREMGIRFIQGRPSIITEDPRTGNLFIQAEDVGLGQVIELETELVVLSTAAVPRLDTEHMSSILNISRSPGGFFMEYHPKLRPVDSPTDGVFLAGAAQGPKDIPASVAQGSGAAARAARILNAEKWEIEPIVAHVWEDRCISAQGKKCGICATKCPYNAIVVEQGKAAEVMPAKCHGCGGCVAECPHNAITQMHFTDAQIIAQLHALLAKEPEKKIIAFMCHWCSYGGADNAGTSHFEYPASSRGIRVMCSARQDQDFVYEAFRLGAGMVLVSGCHPQDCHYITGQRVAAERFERLAKRLEEIGISPKRFRVEWISAAEGAKYAQVIREMDEVLRSFDPQALKEENERVRPELERRLRRLPEIPDVAKAIEKTVA, encoded by the coding sequence ATGAGCGAAAATGGGGATTTGAGAATCGGTGTATACGTTTGCCACTGTGGATCGAACATCGGGGGTGTCATTGATCCCAAGGCAGTGGCGGAGTATGCGTTCACTTTGCCGGATGTGGTCTTTGCCACAGACCAACTTTATACATGCTCGGATCCTGGTCAGCGACAGATCCAGGAGGATATTCAGAAATACAACCTCAACCGTGTCGTCGTAGCTGCCTGCTCTGTTCGACTGCATGAGCCCACTTTCCGAGCTTGTGTCGCCCAGGCAGGGTTGAATCCGTTCCTGTTCGAGATGGCTAACATCCGGGAGCAGGATACGTGGGTGCATTCACATGAACCTGATGCAGCTCTGCAAAAAGCCAAGGAAGTGGTCGCGGCGGCGGTGGCTAAAGCTCGTTTCCTGACACCCCTGGACATGATCGAGGTGCCTGTTACCAAGGCAGCGATGGTCATCGGTGGTGGCATCGCTGGAATTAGCGCAGCGCTCGACCTGGCCGATATGGGCATTATGACCTACCTGGTTGAAAAGGAGCCGAGCATCGGGGGAAGGATGGCTCAACTCAACAAGACCTTCCCTACAATGGACTGTTCCATCTGAATATTGGCCCCCAAGATGGTTGACGCGTCGCGTCACCCGAATATCGAACTCCTCACCTATACCGAGGTGAAACGAGTCGAGGGCTTTATCGGCAACTTCAAGGTCCTGGTGGAGGAAAAGCCACGCTATGTGGACATGGATCGCTGCAACGGCTGCGGTGCCTGTGCGCCTGTCTGCCCCATTGAAGTGCCTAATGAGTTCGAGGAAGGTATAGCACCACGCAAGGCGATTTACATCCCACAAAGCCAGGCTGTCCCATTGCGATATGTCATTGACATAGATCACTGCATCAAGTGCTACAAGTGTGTGGATGCCTGTGGCAAATTGGATGCGATTGACTTTAGCCAGCAGCCGAAGCAGAGATGGTTAGATGTGGGCAGTATTATCGTTGCGACCGGCTTTGACAGTTTCGATCCCTCTGAAGTTACCGAATATGGTTATGGTCGCTACGATAACGTCATCACTACGCTGGAGTTGGAACGCATCAGCAATTCCGCCGGGCCAACCGCGGGCCAGATTATACGCCCCTCGGACAAGAAGTTGCCTCGGAAGATAGCTTTCATCCAATGCGTTGGCTCGCGCGATGAGCGCTTCAATCTGTACTGCTCTGGCTTTTGCTGCATGTATACAATCAAGAATGCAGTGCAGTGGAAGCAGACCTATCCGGACGCTGACATCACCATCTTCTATATGGACATCCGCACGCCTGCCAAGGGCTATGAGGAATTCTACCGACGAGCGCGTGAGATGGGCATTCGTTTCATCCAAGGGCGTCCTTCTATTATTACCGAAGATCCCCGAACCGGCAACCTGTTCATCCAGGCTGAAGATGTAGGTCTGGGACAGGTGATTGAGTTAGAAACGGAGTTGGTAGTCTTATCTACAGCGGCTGTGCCACGACTGGATACCGAGCACATGAGTTCCATACTGAATATCAGCCGCAGCCCAGGCGGATTCTTCATGGAATATCACCCCAAGCTGCGTCCGGTTGACTCACCCACCGATGGTGTCTTCCTGGCAGGCGCCGCTCAAGGGCCGAAGGATATCCCTGCTAGTGTAGCACAAGGCAGTGGTGCTGCAGCCCGGGCCGCGCGCATTCTCAATGCCGAAAAATGGGAGATAGAGCCCATAGTAGCTCACGTTTGGGAGGATCGCTGTATCTCTGCTCAGGGCAAGAAATGCGGCATCTGTGCAACCAAATGTCCCTATAATGCGATTGTCGTGGAGCAGGGCAAAGCGGCAGAGGTCATGCCTGCGAAATGCCACGGCTGCGGCGGCTGTGTGGCCGAATGCCCGCATAATGCTATTACTCAGATGCACTTCACAGACGCCCAGATCATTGCCCAGTTGCATGCTCTGCTGGCCAAAGAACCGGAGAAAAAGATTATTGCATTTATGTGCCACTGGTGTAGCTATGGCGGTGCAGACAACGCTGGAACCAGTCATTTTGAGTACCCCGCTTCCTCTCGAGGCATTCGCGTGATGTGTTCCGCACGTCAGGATCAGGACTTTGTCTACGAGGCATTCCGGCTAGGGGCGGGTATGGTGTTGGTCTCTGGCTGTCACCCACAAGACTGCCACTATATTACGGGGCAAAGAGTGGCGGCAGAGCGTTTTGAGCGGTTAGCAAAGCGTCTGGAAGAAATTGGCATCTCACCTAAGCGTTTCCGTGTGGAATGGATCTCCGCAGCAGAGGGCGCCAAATATGCCCAGGTGATCCGTGAGATGGATGAGGTGCTCAGATCATTCGATCCTCAGGCGCTCAAAGAAGAGAATGAAAGAGTACGTCCAGAGCTAGAGCGGCGGTTGCGTCGTTTGCCCGAGATTCCAGACGTGGCCAAGGCTATTGAAAAGACAGTCGCTTAA
- a CDS encoding 4Fe-4S dicluster domain-containing protein — protein MQRLSQYDPGFKDEVMAEPGGENLIRCYSCGTCMATCLIRRHYPDYNPRRILRMAILGMRKEVLSSHVIWRCSACDDCYRHCPQGIRISDLFKAFRTIALREGYSPPGPVARVNERTCVGCGLCVEVCPYDAVELVKKRVLGHEKTVAQVNTTLCMSCGVCAASCRSASIDLLDYSDEMLLQRVQQKLLEVAA, from the coding sequence GTGCAACGTCTTAGCCAGTATGATCCAGGTTTTAAAGATGAGGTAATGGCCGAGCCGGGTGGAGAGAACCTGATACGCTGTTATTCCTGCGGGACGTGCATGGCTACCTGTCTGATCCGTCGTCATTACCCAGACTATAACCCACGGCGTATCCTGCGCATGGCTATATTGGGCATGCGTAAAGAGGTACTGAGCAGCCATGTGATCTGGCGCTGCTCAGCGTGTGATGATTGCTATAGGCACTGTCCGCAGGGCATTCGCATCTCTGACCTCTTCAAGGCCTTTCGCACTATTGCCCTGCGCGAAGGCTATTCTCCACCCGGCCCAGTAGCACGGGTCAACGAGCGTACTTGTGTGGGCTGTGGGCTTTGCGTCGAAGTATGCCCATATGATGCGGTGGAATTGGTGAAAAAGCGGGTGCTGGGCCATGAAAAGACGGTAGCTCAGGTAAATACCACACTATGCATGAGCTGTGGTGTGTGTGCTGCTTCCTGTCGCTCAGCCTCCATTGACCTGCTTGATTATAGCGACGAGATGCTGTTACAGCGCGTTCAACAAAAACTGCTAGAGGTGGCGGCATGA
- a CDS encoding hydrogenase iron-sulfur subunit, with protein sequence MSEWQPKIVVFLCQWSLKSDSDWTQRLAFPQNVYLVEVPCSGRVNPLMLMSAFQYGADGILVVGCEPGRCHYKEGNYLARRKFATLKNFLEYVGLEQKRVQLAWLGETDRGKLPSLVESLLQDVRNLGPVQALTTREVVPCPM encoded by the coding sequence ATGAGTGAATGGCAACCCAAGATCGTCGTTTTCCTGTGCCAATGGTCTCTGAAATCGGATTCAGACTGGACACAGCGCCTTGCTTTTCCACAGAACGTGTATCTTGTGGAGGTGCCTTGTTCCGGACGCGTGAACCCGCTTATGCTCATGTCGGCATTCCAATATGGTGCTGATGGCATTCTCGTCGTGGGTTGCGAACCAGGGCGTTGCCATTACAAAGAGGGCAATTATTTAGCGCGCCGTAAATTTGCTACCCTGAAAAACTTTCTTGAGTATGTAGGGCTGGAGCAAAAGCGGGTGCAATTGGCTTGGCTGGGCGAAACAGATCGGGGGAAATTGCCCAGTCTCGTGGAAAGTCTACTTCAAGATGTGCGTAATCTAGGCCCAGTGCAAGCGCTGACCACCCGTGAAGTTGTCCCATGTCCGATGTAA
- a CDS encoding 4Fe-4S dicluster domain-containing protein has translation MQELTEAIQREARRLLEAGEVDVVIGFTKGTLPLRAAPFFVRKAADVERLIWNSFCENNLARYLRGLRNKKVAIVAKGCDSRSIVALITEHQLEREKIYILGIPCRGMVDRRIVARRAPGEVLAAREEGEEVIVEGESFSLRMPRSEVLYRSCAACVHPNPVLYDVLLAEPVAIWSEDPYVYVREMERKSPAERAAYFASEAERCIRCYACRQACPMCYCEECFVDHTTPRWIESGATPAGLQGWQIGRAYHLTGRCVDCGACERACPMEIDLVYLNGKLNKDVRELYGFETGLVVGELPPLAVFRPDKDPDFTG, from the coding sequence ATGCAGGAGCTCACTGAAGCGATTCAACGAGAAGCCAGGCGGCTATTGGAAGCGGGCGAGGTAGATGTCGTCATTGGCTTTACAAAGGGGACATTGCCTCTCCGCGCTGCCCCGTTCTTTGTCCGCAAGGCTGCAGATGTAGAACGCTTAATATGGAATTCCTTCTGCGAGAACAATTTGGCGCGTTATCTACGCGGACTGAGGAACAAAAAGGTAGCGATTGTCGCTAAAGGTTGTGATAGCCGTTCCATTGTTGCTCTGATTACTGAGCATCAGTTGGAGCGGGAAAAGATTTACATTTTGGGCATTCCCTGTCGGGGTATGGTGGATCGGCGCATCGTGGCGCGTCGCGCGCCGGGCGAAGTGCTTGCTGCCCGCGAGGAGGGCGAGGAGGTTATTGTCGAGGGCGAAAGTTTTTCCTTGCGCATGCCTCGCTCAGAGGTGTTGTATCGCTCCTGTGCAGCATGTGTGCACCCCAACCCAGTGTTATACGATGTGTTGCTGGCGGAGCCGGTTGCGATATGGTCAGAGGATCCATACGTCTATGTGCGAGAGATGGAGAGGAAATCTCCTGCCGAACGGGCAGCATACTTTGCCTCTGAAGCAGAGCGCTGCATTCGCTGCTACGCTTGCCGCCAGGCTTGTCCCATGTGCTATTGTGAGGAATGCTTCGTAGATCACACTACACCACGATGGATCGAGTCTGGCGCTACCCCAGCCGGTTTGCAGGGTTGGCAGATAGGCCGTGCCTATCATCTGACAGGACGGTGTGTGGATTGTGGCGCTTGTGAACGTGCTTGCCCTATGGAGATAGACTTGGTATATCTCAATGGCAAGTTGAATAAAGACGTACGAGAATTATACGGATTTGAAACTGGTCTGGTGGTAGGCGAGCTACCACCTCTGGCTGTGTTTCGACCTGATAAAGACCCTGATTTTACAGGCTAG
- a CDS encoding 4Fe-4S dicluster domain-containing protein has protein sequence MNKKIAKADINQWLAQLLKDYAVYAPTRVANYVAYRQIASPDDIVWDCLVTREPPKGVFFPQTETLFQYVRTASDLQLRPLDTVEGERILWGVRPCDVQALLVQDAVFNTPDVRDVYYANKRDKTTIIGIGCNRPLSTCFCTSVGGGPFKKEGVDVFLTDLGDAYLAEALTQKGKKLLQASWFHPASDKDLEAARAIEETALKHLPPPMNMEAIKQRLDAMINNPFWDEVQATCLGCGVCTFLCPVCHCFDIVDEGTSSCGQRVRNWDTCQYCIYTLEASGHNPRPSGKERTRQRLMHKFDYYLVNQGVIGCVGCGRCVQLCPVNLDIRQILVQLGAA, from the coding sequence ATGAACAAAAAGATTGCTAAAGCAGACATTAACCAATGGCTCGCCCAGTTATTGAAGGACTATGCCGTCTATGCACCGACAAGGGTGGCTAACTATGTAGCTTATCGCCAGATCGCCTCGCCGGACGATATAGTCTGGGATTGCCTGGTAACGCGTGAGCCGCCCAAAGGAGTGTTCTTCCCCCAAACTGAAACGCTATTTCAGTATGTTAGAACCGCAAGTGACCTTCAGCTGCGACCCTTAGATACAGTGGAAGGTGAGCGAATCTTATGGGGAGTTCGACCGTGCGATGTCCAGGCATTGTTGGTGCAGGACGCCGTGTTCAATACCCCAGATGTGCGTGATGTCTACTACGCAAACAAGCGGGACAAGACAACCATTATTGGCATTGGTTGCAACCGACCACTGAGCACGTGTTTCTGCACGTCAGTCGGGGGAGGGCCATTTAAGAAGGAAGGAGTGGATGTTTTTCTCACAGACCTTGGGGATGCCTATCTGGCAGAAGCCCTTACACAGAAGGGCAAGAAACTGCTCCAAGCATCGTGGTTTCATCCAGCGAGCGACAAAGATTTGGAAGCGGCCAGAGCCATAGAGGAGACAGCACTTAAGCACTTGCCTCCACCCATGAATATGGAGGCGATCAAACAGCGTTTGGATGCGATGATCAACAATCCCTTCTGGGATGAGGTACAAGCCACTTGCCTGGGTTGCGGCGTATGTACGTTTCTTTGTCCCGTTTGCCACTGCTTCGACATTGTGGATGAGGGCACCTCTTCCTGTGGCCAACGTGTCCGCAATTGGGATACCTGCCAGTATTGTATCTACACACTGGAAGCATCGGGGCACAACCCTCGACCCAGCGGGAAGGAACGAACACGGCAGCGTCTGATGCATAAATTTGACTATTACCTGGTCAACCAGGGCGTTATCGGTTGCGTGGGTTGTGGGCGTTGTGTCCAATTGTGTCCCGTGAATCTTGACATTCGTCAGATACTTGTGCAGTTAGGAGCGGCTTGA